The Eremothecium gossypii ATCC 10895 chromosome VII, complete sequence nucleotide sequence TCATGTGGTACAGAACAAGACTGATGACATTGGAGTAGTTCTGGGATTCGTACAGCCCCTGACACTTGGCGGTCAGTTTCTGTGTCTTGTCGAGGATATACCAGTCAATCCGGCGCAGTTGCGCGCAGTCTCCCGGGGCCAACGAGGCCTGTTCGCCAGCAGATGCAACCGATGGGCAATCCTGCAGGTTGCCAAGAATGAAGCGGAAAGTAAGCCTGACCTTCTTCAGTGAGTCGGCAACATGTCGCGCGATGAGCGGCCCGAACGCCACATCCTTCGTGAAGTCTGCCTGGGCAACGAGCAGACGGAGGCCGTCCACACCGAGGCGCGGCAGCTGAAGCTTCTGATCGCCCTCAATTATCGAAGACGGCGCAATTGTATTACCGAGGGATTTTGACATCTTGAGCCCAGCTTCATCTAGTGTAAACCCGTGAGTTACAATTTTTCCGAAAGGAGCGCCTACGGTGCCAGAGGCCGCGACCTTGGTCAACAGTGAGCTCTGGAACCAGCCCCGGTGCTGGTCGGAACCCTCCAGATACACATCCGCAAGGGGTTGCAGGGGCTTTTTCAGCCCCAGGGTCTCCGTGTACCATTTTTCCAAGAGGTTCCAGCTGCTTCCACTATCAAACCACACGTCAATGGTGTCCCTGCCCCTGTAGTAGAGATGTGCAACGTCGTGGTACTTCTCGGGCAGCCATTGCTTCATATTTTCAGCGTTGGACTCCTCAAACCACGAGTTAATACCCACTTTGCTGATCGTCTCGATGATATGAGCCAGTGTTTCATTGTTCAATAGAACCTCATCCGGGTTGCTTCTCAGATGAAGGGCAGGAATAGGCACACCCCAGGACCTCTGGCGAGAGATGCACCACTCGTTTCTGCTTTTGATGAACGCCTCGAGCCGTTTCTTCCCCCTGGCAGGGAAAAACTCAACGTTCTCCAGGCTCTCCACTGCGTGATGCTTCATGTCACTCAGGTCTGCAAACCACTGAGGTGTAGCTCTTAGAATAACAGGCTTCTTCGACCTCCAGTCGTACGGATATGAGTGTGTGTATTCATGCGAATGCAGGAGCATCTTGTGCTCTTCTAGCAACTTGATGATGACGCCTGCAGTCTTCTGGTCTGTAACCTTCAGCGGCTTACCGCTCTCTTCTCTTAGCATATCACGGAGGTGTGGAGGAATATCATCCAGAATATACCTCCCCTCATGGTCGACTGGCGAGTAGACTTCAATGCCGTGCGCCTGACCTACTAGGTAGTCTTCCTGGCCGTGCCCTGGCGCAGTATGTACCAGACCAGTACCTGTGTCGGCGGTGACATGGTCTCCATGCAGCAGCGGCCTACTAACGGCGTCCCCAAGAAGTGGATTGGTATAATAGAGCCCGCGGAGGTCAGAACCGCGGAATGAGGTGACCACCACCGGCGTGTCACCACTCCATTTAAAGTCAGCTAGTTCAGTTCTCTCGGCTACCACCAGCATACCCTTCCATTGCAGAAGCAGGTACGCGTGGTCATCGTGGAAACAGATGGCTCTGTTTGACAGCAGAGTCCACGGTGTACTCGTCCAGATGAGACACACGATGGGCTGTTCTGGGAGGGACGTGCCCAGGCGCTCGCGTAGCGTGGCGCTCGCGCCCTCCGTTAGCGGAAAGTAAACGTAAGCTGCCTTCGAAATGTGGTCATCGCGATATTCCAGCTCTCCCTCCGCCAATGCTGTGCGCGTCTCCGTCCCCCAGTAGACTGGCTTGCGCTGACGCCGGATCAGTCCGCGCGCAAAGATGCCCTGCAGCAAACGGAGCTGCTGAATCTCGTAGCCCGGATCCATTGTGCGGTAGGTGTCTTGCCAATCCGTGAGGATCCCAAACTGCTGGAATTGCTTGCGCTGCGCGGCAATAGCCCCTTCTGCGTGCTGCGCAGCCATCGCACgcacctgctgcggcgAAATTGCCGCCGTATCGTAGTCCAGCGACCGCAGCGCCTTGAGTTCGATGGGCAGCCCATGGCAGTCCCAGCCGGGCCGGTAAAACACATAGCGGCCTTTCGTCAACTGATACCTGGACATAATGTCCTTCAAGATTTTGTTCATCGCATGCCCTACATGCAAGTCGCCATTGGCATAAGGGGGGCCATCATGAAGCACAAATACTCGATCCCGCACAAAATTAGCCTTGTCTGTATCATCTGGAAGCTCTTGAACCTTCTGCAAGAGTTCTTGGTACTGATCTCTGTACAGCTGGTCGCACGCCTGGGGAAGAATTTGCTCGTACGTCTTCCGAAGGTCGGACCTCGGTGAAAACTGCGATCGAGGCAGCCGTACCGTCTTTTGGTACGCATGCGCAGAGTACTGCCGGATACAGCGCAACATCTTACGCTGACTACAGTTCCTGGACACACCACCTTACAGCTTTGGGCCTGCGTTATTGGTGCTCGAAGATATGATGTTCGGAATTTTTCACTCGCCGTCCGGCCTGATGAAACTGGAAGACAAGACCTACAGTCATCTAGCCAACATAACGCCCTGTAGTCGGGCTCTCGAACCGAGCGTAGAGCGTAGGAGATGCTCCACGCGCCCCGGTGCGTACAGAGAAGAACAAGACCGCCGGCATTCTTTTTATTTACTTGATTAAACTCTTGGCCAGTCTGGTTTCCACTGACAAAGTGCCCACCAGATGGATCGCGGGCGCGGTGATCCTGCCCCGGCGATAGCGGGCGACCGGAGCTTGCGTGGGTTTCACCTGCATCTGCACAAGATGTTGCTACGGCGTAGAAGCAGCGCGTGGGaggcgcagcgcgcgcaaACAGGACGTCAGTCTGACGCGCTACTTcgcccgcgctgctgcaccggCTGAATTGGGCTCCCGGCAAGTCCTGATTGCTACGTTGAGTCATAGTCTCAGTAGTTATCGCATGGTGTTACTGGCGTGGCACGTGACCACACTGTGGCGTCCTTTTGGCCCACAGATGAACCCTGCCATCAGCTCTCCGCCAGGACGGTCACAACAGGCAGCAGTACGACACAAGTAGCGCAGGCTTGGAGATTAACAGCAAGAAGTAAATCGGGGCTCCCGGAGGTACGCGGCTGTCAGATTAAAGTTTTATGTTTTTGGCCTGGGAGTGGATCGGAAGTGCAGTGTGCAAAACAACCTGGATAGCTGCGGACGGTACATGAGAATAGTCCATTCTGCGAAGCGTGTTAGTCTGTAATTGAACATGAGCGAAGATAGGCTCTTCTTCGAACGTGCAGCAGAGGCCATAATGCAGACGAGTATCAACAGAGACAAGGTGGACCCGACAATCCGCGAGTTGCTAAACCGCATCAAGTACACAAACCCAGACAAAATAGGGACGGACGGGTTCACGAGGCAAAGCGACAGCGCGACTGGATATGCTGATACTCGGGACTGTGGGGCGGGGCTGCCGACTCTGGTGGGCTCGGAGAAAAGTTCAGTGCTCAACTATTTTGATAAGCTGCTGACGGCGGGCCGTCCGCCATCTGCCCCCGGCGTCGCGCGTCCGGAGCGTGCGCGGGAGGCAAGCCTCGCGTACCTCTCCGAGGACGAGCTGTTGACAAAGAAGCGCAAAACATCCCCAGGCGCTGCGCTGGAGGTCTCTGGAGGCCCGGAGGAGACGGTCAACGATGGCAAGCGTTTTCACTGCACCAAGTGCGAGCTTGTGTTTCGTCGCAGCGGCGATCTGCGGAGGCACGAGAAGGTGCATCTTCCGATCTTACCGAACATATGCTCCCTCTGCGGGAAGGGATTTGCCCGCAAGGACGCTCTCAAGCGACACTTCGGCACACTGACTTGCAAACGCAACCGGCAGAAACTGCTCAGCATTGGTGGGGACATCAACGAGATTCTCGAGAAAGCGCGCCAGAACGGCGCGAAAGTGTAACACGATATAGGGGCGGCGACCCGAAGGTTCATGTGGTACGACTAAAACGGACGGGAATAGTGTATGTACATATATATACATAATATCCACATGTGCACTCAATATATGTATATAAACTGCAGAAATAGACAAATTCTGAGATGGGCGGCGAGAACACAGTCCTCGCACAGCGCACTTATTCAACATCCGCGTCGAAAGACTGGCCCTCAATCAACTCTGGGATGTCGTTGTCCTTCTTCTCGCCTGCCTCATGGCCCTCGGTtgctggagctgcagcCTGTGCGTTCTGCAACTGTGTGGCCAACTGCGTCAACGCATCGATGGACTCAGAACCCAACTGAGGGATGATCGAAGGGAAGAGATCTTGTAGGGACTTCTCCTGTGGGATACCGTAGAACACGGACGTGTTGTGCTGGGGCGCAACCTGCACACCAACCTTGTTGAAGTGTAGCACGCTGCCGTCGTCCTTGAAGAAGTTGGCCTCCTCAACTTGGTCCATGGTCACCGCCTTCAACTTAGCCAATTGCGCCTGCAACTTGCTGTCATCCTTGTTGGCGGAAGCCGTCCCCGACTTCTTAGCTAGCTTTCTACGGGTACCACCGACCTTGTTGTTTGCCGAAAGCTTCTGCAACTTAGCTAGCTTCTCCTGATCGATTGGCATAGCGACTATTGATGTTTATACTTCTAGGGGATTAAAAACGGCCAATTAGAAGCTTACCTTGCTTTAATTAAAAGATAGAATGGAGCGTGGATTTTTCCAATGCCGATTTTCTCGAGCAGATGATGAATCTGTTCGACAATAAGTTCTCGAGAAGACAGGAgcgaaaaattttccatAAAAATCTTGCGTGTACATAGCGAATACTCACGCCTGAAAGTATGTGCACGTCTTGCTTGCATATTAGCCTCTATAGCCTTTAGTCACTTAGCTGCACGGCAATGCTTGGGTATCCGTGTATTTAGGATAGCCACGTGATCCAATATCGCTATGTAGGGGAACCTAATAAGAAGCCCACAAAGATTGGTTCCTTGGCCCAGTTGGTTAAGGCACCGTGCTAATAACGCGGGGATCAGCGGTTCGATCCCGCTAGGAACCATTTTTGCCTCTTGCCACATGTCTGCAGCAGTGGCAGCACTAATGAATTAATTAAATGAGTACACTACACAGGTGGAACGTTAGAATATGTGTAAATGATAGGTCGCATGATATTATTTTTTCTTAGCGAATAGAGCGAGCTTTGGCTTTCTTTCGGTTACGCTTCCGCCACTGCTTGGCGGTGTCTGCTTCCAGTCCAGAGAGTTTGACTGTTGTGACAAACCGGGCCCTGCTGATGAGCCATTACTAAGGCTAACCGAGTTTCCCGACATAGGGGCTGTGTTACCG carries:
- the ISM1 gene encoding isoleucine--tRNA ligase ISM1 (Syntenic homolog of Saccharomyces cerevisiae YPL040C (ISM1)), yielding MLRCIRQYSAHAYQKTVRLPRSQFSPRSDLRKTYEQILPQACDQLYRDQYQELLQKVQELPDDTDKANFVRDRVFVLHDGPPYANGDLHVGHAMNKILKDIMSRYQLTKGRYVFYRPGWDCHGLPIELKALRSLDYDTAAISPQQVRAMAAQHAEGAIAAQRKQFQQFGILTDWQDTYRTMDPGYEIQQLRLLQGIFARGLIRRQRKPVYWGTETRTALAEGELEYRDDHISKAAYVYFPLTEGASATLRERLGTSLPEQPIVCLIWTSTPWTLLSNRAICFHDDHAYLLLQWKGMLVVAERTELADFKWSGDTPVVVTSFRGSDLRGLYYTNPLLGDAVSRPLLHGDHVTADTGTGLVHTAPGHGQEDYLVGQAHGIEVYSPVDHEGRYILDDIPPHLRDMLREESGKPLKVTDQKTAGVIIKLLEEHKMLLHSHEYTHSYPYDWRSKKPVILRATPQWFADLSDMKHHAVESLENVEFFPARGKKRLEAFIKSRNEWCISRQRSWGVPIPALHLRSNPDEVLLNNETLAHIIETISKVGINSWFEESNAENMKQWLPEKYHDVAHLYYRGRDTIDVWFDSGSSWNLLEKWYTETLGLKKPLQPLADVYLEGSDQHRGWFQSSLLTKVAASGTVGAPFGKIVTHGFTLDEAGLKMSKSLGNTIAPSSIIEGDQKLQLPRLGVDGLRLLVAQADFTKDVAFGPLIARHVADSLKKVRLTFRFILGNLQDCPSVASAGEQASLAPGDCAQLRRIDWYILDKTQKLTAKCQGLYESQNYSNVISLVLYHMSNDLSLYFDASKDTLYMEPPHNKRRLAIQTTLFHILDAYRSILGPIMPALVQEAWNCLPREWLRGDTTPALRRPWPALPALADRIRDCETTDLALVTAFRQALARLPHVRKPEQCRVIIYMPDSALYTVEDVMELTQAGEVIIDGSKDRVLALPHVSKLDANNDILLAVKESPNHKCPRCWKHASPEADALCNRCARVLQ
- the MET31 gene encoding Met31p (Syntenic homolog of Saccharomyces cerevisiae YDR253C (MET32) and YPL038W (MET31)), coding for MSEDRLFFERAAEAIMQTSINRDKVDPTIRELLNRIKYTNPDKIGTDGFTRQSDSATGYADTRDCGAGLPTLVGSEKSSVLNYFDKLLTAGRPPSAPGVARPERAREASLAYLSEDELLTKKRKTSPGAALEVSGGPEETVNDGKRFHCTKCELVFRRSGDLRRHEKVHLPILPNICSLCGKGFARKDALKRHFGTLTCKRNRQKLLSIGGDINEILEKARQNGAKV
- the EGD1 gene encoding Egd1p (Syntenic homolog of Saccharomyces cerevisiae YPL037C (EGD1) and YDR252W (BTT1)): MPIDQEKLAKLQKLSANNKVGGTRRKLAKKSGTASANKDDSKLQAQLAKLKAVTMDQVEEANFFKDDGSVLHFNKVGVQVAPQHNTSVFYGIPQEKSLQDLFPSIIPQLGSESIDALTQLATQLQNAQAAAPATEGHEAGEKKDNDIPELIEGQSFDADVE